Genomic DNA from Cydia fagiglandana chromosome 3, ilCydFagi1.1, whole genome shotgun sequence:
tcgaccctgaaccgctgtcaaacttcggttttgtaggaagcttcctttctgtacggtagtactattatttattctgtggtataatGTCACTTGACTGACTTGACAtacattttcaataaaatttttcaTTTTCTTGTTTGCCTTTCTTGCATGAGGCATGTGCTTAGAATAACGATTAGAACATCTCCGATATCACTTACTTTTGTAAGTTAACTAATTGGATTCAATcacattattattaattactaaTCATCATGGCAGACACATCTAACAAAGAACAGTCTGTTACCAAAGTTCCAATGATATATGTTTGTGGAGGTAGAGTTTTGTAAACATTTTTActctaataaatattaataataattattgtacAAAGATTCATTAATACCGTctcgttttttttgttttcagaatGCCATAGAGAGAACGAAATTAAACCAAGAGATCCTATCAGATGTCGAGAATGCGGATATCGAATTATGTACAAGAAGAGGACTAAAAGATGTATCCTTTTTCTATAATCTTGATTTACTCTAACTAAGCCTTATTTATAGTTTTAACTAAGTAAGTACTAAACCACTAACTTCATACTCATTGTGGTTTAGGTTTTAAGAGTGTGTATTCCCATTATGTTTCCGCCAGGCACATGGGAATAGTTGCATACATATAAATCATTCCTTCGTCCCCGCCTCGTGTATGGCAGAGGTCACgtggggtggggacaaatgggaaaaCACCTTTAAAAGTTATCATTTTTTAGATTTCACATTATGTGGATTTCAGAGAAAAGTTAATAACACTGGGTACATTTTATTCTCATGAATGTCAATTTTAAAACAAGACATTTTCTTTACTAATGCACAAtgcttttttaaatgtagtgtaAACTATATAGCGACACTCAAGGGACCAGACTTTATTTGATGCTATATAGAGTTTTCATTATAGAGagagaaattaatattaaagttAAGCAACTATAGCCTACAAATTTCGTCGTTATAGGGAGTAAATTATTATATGGGGTTTACACCTATCAAACCTTGTCACTTCGTTTAAAACAAtagcaaaatattaacttaaccCTTTAGCCATTAAGCCCATTAACAAAAGCTCTCACAGTACTGGTTTGTGTTTGTGGATTTTATTGATACCCTAGCTTTGCCAATGCCATATTTATTTTGCGTTTTATTACCCTTTGTTTGCTATAATTGGACATAGCCTACATTCTGATTGTTGTGAAGTTTATTATTGCATGTTATATAAAAAAGTTGCGTCAGTCAAAAGATTAAGTTAGGTGAGGATCTTAATTCGAAAACAAACAAAAGCACAATTTAAGGAAATCCTATGTTAAAAGTAATTCCAAGATTTTTTACGCACTGCTTGAGTTTATTTACATGATTTAGCCATATTAAAATAAGGCCACTGAAAGTAACACATTAATATTGTATCTAAGACATTGGTTACACGCTAATTCTGGCGTCAGTTCAGTCCATCATTCTGGTCAGAATGACGGGAGAATTATCGTGTAACACGCGGACTGATGGACTAATGGTCTGGActgatgaaaatttaaatattttgataatattCGTCTGTCCGTTTTGAATGACAGAAAACTGATAGGAGACTGATTGTGTAACTTCTTTGTGTCATTCTCGCGTCAGTCACCGTCCATGCAACAATGGAATGATGGACGGAACTGACGCCAGAATTAGCGTGTTAGTCTAGACCGATCGTCTAACCGTGTCCATTTTCCATCATTATGGCATCAGTCAAAACTCGAGTGGAATGATGGACTGAACTGACGCCAGAATTAGCGTGTAGCGATGTCTAAAGTAGTTAACATGTTATTTatgcctttataaggcagagggaatatatttcccacctgattttgaactttatttcaaagtgatagagttcaattttgcataattcctgacacccttatgccttataaagggttataCTCTGGTTAtactaatttttagggttcctatttcaaagtgatagagttcatatttccataattttgacacccttatgccttataaagggttatactaatttttagggttccgtacccaaagtatAAAAACGGGACCTCATTACTAACACTccgctatccgtctgtctgactatcaccaggctgtatctcctGAACCAAGATATTTTACTTACTATAAGCTTAACAGGTAAAAGAGGATCTTGTATCAGCTACGAGAGAACACCATTCTTTCCTGTTGTGCTTAGTCAGCTTGTAGTAGTTACTTCACTCAGTGCTTGCTTGAACTTACTTTCAAGTTGGTTGGCTGTGTCATTTGTTTCATTGGCCATCTAACTCAAAATAGGTTATCATACGTTCAACACAAAATTGATACCTCTACTATTTTTCCAATGACACAATTAGCTAGCCTTACTATAGTTATGTTTTATTACAAATTGAAACTTAAAATAAGCTTACTGTTTGGGTAACC
This window encodes:
- the LOC134680176 gene encoding DNA-directed RNA polymerases I, II, and III subunit RPABC4, whose product is MADTSNKEQSVTKVPMIYVCGECHRENEIKPRDPIRCRECGYRIMYKKRTKRLVVFDAR